The following coding sequences lie in one Cloeon dipterum chromosome 1, ieCloDipt1.1, whole genome shotgun sequence genomic window:
- the LOC135934161 gene encoding nuclear factor related to kappa-B-binding protein isoform X2 — protein sequence MDPNYISEEEEDDEEEDDEKSSDESSFESESDSQSQPFPTTLEPTQEFCYQSTRLELPQGLCESPEVFNEFFSLDMWNNYLTSEQRTLLMKYLPNFEENSSAERVITLRRLFTGANFCFGNPLHKFFALLKDGNFTSKTERLKTLRKRVQAQECKLLQQRNMHAILRSLLSSKKHNPSLALVFPSSEVAPRLSRLALAAKPTPAEERTKRRYFNELNKIRCSIGEFGQSDDEIYTEGPPVGPSKKHKKQFSSAETSLRQEMPVVMSSHGDLRPTCLETKNPLDFNEKYYKKVISNYRKRKRKEGTFTEMNGMQRQRTQPATKSPSKPPPKRRKIKVEPVPSPAFSPKVVNGSIYEERNTKIKSEPVYGNGQNISAKPTANAKVLNRRRSSAKPIAVPTSAPAEVATSILTPDAIKKEKERVVPLPEPLSTTLNQSNNCVMPAARMAAPVTPAMPVIPTLPDIAPLPPTAIPEDVQTSIDNNQILPNITFTPQEMEALELINMAEFEDIVAQITAAPLSTTPPVMNPSTSSKPEYELNQEMHVCFFTLVRDIICSTQDQRMGLPSLTSKLQAWQESPISPLNDWFGLSENWVNHLQSAINFLSGDFPETQPDDFVPYLEYKPHMQAYQWIGAGRDSDHNLATLCTHWLERRNDVPANICQEKESTDEPSLLQPPPPRCPTSWQVQPAAGAARELFHLQEKERYDNPNKAYTYRLHGFESVVGPLRGASATNSSLSKPRGHTLLVSDRPNCVTLLALVRDALARLPNGEGTRSDICILLRDSHYISPGAEENYLQAVVGGALDRLHNEPDKCIKYDPKRKIWVYLHRNRTEEDFEKIYQQNQCMPQKNKRAAPRKSVRAPRTPKAKEPALGGYTIVHEPEKSAEEMDKVLAEVVSSLSSDMPATHFQQPQAAPAVTPKTQLQIKAKAATPAPPRQFAVAAGGTFQNVQIATSTGLQTIQISAPNKGGGTSLLTTSAAKVCKAAAKKPTPASSPQTLLTKRTVVPTQTPVTGNRLSGTIPTSSSATGNTAMLSKTSLEPTKQTAPAPLQVHQKQVETAKVISKKAVVGVTPSQMKLLNSGLSKAQQQNLLQQIARPQLQQQQQSQIVAAKTLPQNIKVLSNTVKGAPLMGSPRPQAVFIKQSSLAAAGAAQSGQPGATMPTLIMNKSGGFQVTSAAALKTGESGVKPLVTKLVATNSQGQLISLESLGGQKQLVASTSAGATTGKSPQFLHVAAGSGGVPQLAVVSSGSVVRPRLAQPQQVKAGGIRLLSPSAIQGGTSGYNIASIGGQQVILASKPQTPGQNLFLTSGSGSNQTVVLASPSGLRPQGLVLQQGGAQQIVLPANLQGGNLNIKSLQNVQGIRVIPIAQAAASNANLAKGRQQVFARIISPTNRAALQANLAKSVEGTKGVDGAAE from the exons ATGGAtccaaattatatttctgaGGAGGAAGAGGATGACGAAGAAGAAGACGACGAAAAATCGTCTGACGAGTCTTCGTTCGAATCGGAAAGTGACAGCCAGTCCCAGCCATTCCCGACAACATTGGAGCCAACTCAAGAATTTTGCTACCAGTCCACTAGACTTGAGCTGCCGCAGGGTCTGTGCGAGAGTCCGGAAGTATTCAATGAGTTCTTCTCCTTGGACATGTGGAACAACTATCTCACTTCTGAGCAGAGGACTCTGCTTATG AAATACTTACCTAATTTTGAAGAGAACAGCAGTGCAGAAAGAGTCATTACCCTTCGAAGACTTTTCACTGGcgcgaatttttgttttggaaacCCTCTTCACAAGTTTTTCGCCCTGCTTAAGGATGGTAACTTCACCTCCAAGACTGAGAGGCTTAAGACTCTGAGGAAACGAGTACAGGCACAAGAATGCAAGCTTTTGCAGCAGAGAAACATGCACGCGATCCTTAGGAGCTTGTTGTCCTCAAAGAAGCATAATCCCTCCCTCGCACTTGTCTTTCCCTCAAGTGAAGTGGCGCCTCGACTCAGCCGGCTCGCTCTGGCTGCAAAGCCTACTCCGGCTGAAGAACGCACCAAGCGCAGATACTTCAACGAACTAAACAAGATCCGCTGTTCCATCGGTGAATTCGGACAAAGTGATGACGAAATATACACCG AAGGCCCTCCAGTTGGGCCTAGCAAGAAGcacaaaaaacagttttcgaGTGCCGAAACTTCTCTAAGACAGGAAATGCCTGTCGTCATGTCTTCCCACGGTGATCTCAGACCCACCTGTCTTGAAACCAAAAATCCGCTGGATTTCAACGAAAAGTATTACAAGAAGGTTATTTCCAATTACAGAAAACGCAAGCGGAAAGAAGGG ACCTTCACCGAGATGAACGGAATGCAACGTCAAAGGACGCAGCCAGCGACGAAAAGCCCTTCAAAGCCCCCGCCTAAGAGGAGAAAGATAAAAGTTGAGCCAGTTCCGTCTCCTGCATTCTCCCCCAAGGTTGTCAACGGCTCTATTTATGAG GAAcggaatacaaaaataaagtcTGAACCAGTGTATGGAAACGGCCAAAACATTAGTGCCAAACCGACTGCGAACGCTAAGGTTCTGAACAGACGCCGGAGCAGTGCCAAGCCGATCGCTGTTCCCACTTCCGCGCCTGCCGAAGTCGCCACTTCAATTCTTACCCCAGATGCGATCAAGAAGGAGAAGGAAAGAGTGGTTCCGCTGCCAGAGCCGCTAAGCACGACACTGAACCAAAGCAACAACTGCGTGATGCCCGCTGCCAGGATGGCGGCACCAGTAACGCCAGCGATGCCAGTCATTCCAACCCTACCGGACATTGCCCCTCTGCCCCCTACTGCGATACCTGAAGACGTTCAAACCTCCATCGACAATAATCAGATACTCCCAAACATCACCTTCACACCGCAGGAGATGGAGGCGCTGGAGCTGATCAACATGGCTGAATTCGAAGACATCGTCGCACAAATCACAGCGGCTCCCCTGTCGACCACCCCTCCTGTGATGAACCCCTCCACTTCTTCCAA GCCAGAATACGAGTTGAATCAAGAAATGCACGTGTGCTTCTTCACCTTGGTACGGGACATTATTTGCTCGACCCAGGACCAGCGAATGGGACTACCATCGCTGACTAGCAAACTGCAGGCATGGCAAGAGAGTCCAATTTCACCCCTCAACGACTGGTTTGGCCTGTCAGAGAACTGGGTTAATCACCTCCAGTCTGCGATCAACTTTTTGTCAGGAGATTTTCCTG AGACTCAGCCTGACGACTTTGTCCCCTACTTGGAGTACAAACCGCACATGCAAGCGTACCAGTGGATAGGCGCTGGCCGAGACTCTGATCACAATTTGGCTACGCTTTGCACGCACTGGCTGGAACGGCGAAATGATGTCCCTGCCAACATCTGCCAAGAGAAGGAGAGCACTGACGAGCCAAGCCTACTGCAACCACCGCCGCCTCGGTGTCCCACCAGCTGGCAGGTGCAGCCGGCAGCTGGCGCAGCCCGGGAACTATTCCACCTTCAA GAAAAAGAGCGATATGATAATCCAAACAAGGCCTACACATACAGATTGCACGGATTTGAATCCGTTGTGGGACCGCTCAGAGGAGCCAGCGCGACCAACTCGTCGCTCTCTAAACCCAGAGGGCACACGCTGTTGGTTTCTGACCGCCCCAATTGTGTTACACTTCTCGCTTTAG TGCGGGATGCTCTTGCAAGACTGCCCAATGGCGAGGGGACGCGAAGTGATATTTGCATTCTGCTGAGGGACTCGCACTACATTTCCCCTGGCGCCGAGGAGAATTACTTGCAAGCAGTCGTCGGGGGAGCGCTTGACAGACTTCACAACGAGCCTGACAAGTGCATCAAGTACGatccaaagagaaaaatatgggTATACCTTCACAGAAATCGAACTGAAGAGGATTTTG agaaaatatATCAGCAGAACCAGTGCATGCCTCAGAAGAATAAGAGGGCCGCCCCGAGAAAGAGTGTCCGGGCACCGCGGACGCCTAAAGCTAAAGAACCAGCACTTGGTGGCTACACTATTGTGCATGAACCTGAGAAGTCGGCAGAGGAAATGGACAAGGTGCTGGCTGAGGTGGTCAGCTCGCTCTCCTCGGACATGCCGGCCACGCATTTCCAGCAGCCACAAGCTGCGCCGGCCGTGACGCCAAAGACGCAGCTTCAAATCAAGGCCAAGGCTGCGACCCCTGCTCCTCCCAGACAGTTCGCAGTCGCGGCTGGTGGTACATTCCAAAATGTGCAGATCGCGACAAGCACAGGTCTGCAGACCATACAAATCTCAGCACCAAACAAAGGAGGTGGAACCTCTCTGCTGACTACCTCCGCTGCTAAAGTCTGCAAGGCCGCCGCTAAGAAGCCCACGCCTGCATC GTCTCCACAAACGTTGCTGACAAAGAGAACAGTGGTGCCGACCCAGACGCCAGTCACAGGGAACAGGCTCAGCGGGACAATCCCCACAAGCTCATCTGCCACCGGAAACACCGCAATGCTGAGCAAGACAAGCTTAGAGCCGACCAAACAAACTGCACCAGCTCCGTTGCAG GTGCATCAGAAGCAAGTGGAGACGGCCAAAGTGATCTCTAAGAAGGCAGTGGTCGGCGTCACTCCGTCGCAGATGAAACTGCTCAACAGCGGCTTGTCCAAAGCGCAACAGCAGAACTTGCTGCAGCAGATTGCCAGGCCTCAgttgcagcaacagcagcagtcaCAGATTGTTGCAGCCAAAACGTTGCCGCAGAACATCAAAGTCCTATCCAACACAG TGAAAGGTGCCCCGCTGATGGGCTCTCCACGACCTCAGGCAGTTTTCATCAAGCAGTCATCACTGGCTGCCGCTGGAGCAGCGCAGTCAGGTCAGCCTGGCGCCACTATGCCCACCCTGATCATGAACAAGAGCGGCGGCTTCCAAGTAACCTCAGCGGCGGCACTCAAGACCGGTGAGTCAGGTGTCAAGCCACTGGTAACCAAGTTGGTGGCCACCAACTCTCAGGGCCAGCTCATTTCTCTCGAGAGCCTCGGCGGGCAAAAGCAACTCGTTGCCTCCACTTCAGCTG GCGCAACGACAGGAAAGTCGCCACAGTTTCTGCACGTTGCTGCTGGCTCAGGAGGTGTGCCCCAGCTAGCTGTTGTATCATCTGGAAGCGTCGTTCGACCTCGATTGGCCCAACCTCAACAG GTGAAGGCTGGTGGCATCAGGTTGCTGAGCCCGTCAGCGATCCAAGGTGGAACCTCTGGCTACAACATTGCGTCAATTGGCGGTCAGCAGGTGATTTTGGCCAGCAAACCGCAAACGCCGGGACAG AATCTCTTTTTGACCAGTGGCAGCGGCTCGAATCAGACTGTGGTGTTGGCTTCACCGAGCGGCCTGCGACCCCAAGGCCTTGTCCTGCAGCAGGGTGGGGCGCAGCAAATTGTGCTGCCGGCCAACCTTCAAGGGGGTAACTTGAACATCAAGTCGCTGCAGAATGTTCAGGGAATTCGCGTCATTCCAATTGCTCAGGCGGCAGCCTCAAACGCCAATCTTGCCAAAG GGCGACAGCAGGTTTTCGCCAGGATCATCTCGCCAACAAACCGTGCAGCGTTGCAAGCCAACTTGGCCAAGAGTGTGGAAGGGACCAAAGGTGTGGACGGAGCCGCTGAGTAA
- the LOC135934161 gene encoding nuclear factor related to kappa-B-binding protein isoform X1 — MDPNYISEEEEDDEEEDDEKSSDESSFESESDSQSQPFPTTLEPTQEFCYQSTRLELPQGLCESPEVFNEFFSLDMWNNYLTSEQRTLLMKYLPNFEENSSAERVITLRRLFTGANFCFGNPLHKFFALLKDGNFTSKTERLKTLRKRVQAQECKLLQQRNMHAILRSLLSSKKHNPSLALVFPSSEVAPRLSRLALAAKPTPAEERTKRRYFNELNKIRCSIGEFGQSDDEIYTEGPPVGPSKKHKKQFSSAETSLRQEMPVVMSSHGDLRPTCLETKNPLDFNEKYYKKVISNYRKRKRKEGTFTEMNGMQRQRTQPATKSPSKPPPKRRKIKVEPVPSPAFSPKVVNGSIYEERNTKIKSEPVYGNGQNISAKPTANAKVLNRRRSSAKPIAVPTSAPAEVATSILTPDAIKKEKERVVPLPEPLSTTLNQSNNCVMPAARMAAPVTPAMPVIPTLPDIAPLPPTAIPEDVQTSIDNNQILPNITFTPQEMEALELINMAEFEDIVAQITAAPLSTTPPVMNPSTSSKPEYELNQEMHVCFFTLVRDIICSTQDQRMGLPSLTSKLQAWQESPISPLNDWFGLSENWVNHLQSAINFLSGDFPAETQPDDFVPYLEYKPHMQAYQWIGAGRDSDHNLATLCTHWLERRNDVPANICQEKESTDEPSLLQPPPPRCPTSWQVQPAAGAARELFHLQEKERYDNPNKAYTYRLHGFESVVGPLRGASATNSSLSKPRGHTLLVSDRPNCVTLLALVRDALARLPNGEGTRSDICILLRDSHYISPGAEENYLQAVVGGALDRLHNEPDKCIKYDPKRKIWVYLHRNRTEEDFEKIYQQNQCMPQKNKRAAPRKSVRAPRTPKAKEPALGGYTIVHEPEKSAEEMDKVLAEVVSSLSSDMPATHFQQPQAAPAVTPKTQLQIKAKAATPAPPRQFAVAAGGTFQNVQIATSTGLQTIQISAPNKGGGTSLLTTSAAKVCKAAAKKPTPASSPQTLLTKRTVVPTQTPVTGNRLSGTIPTSSSATGNTAMLSKTSLEPTKQTAPAPLQVHQKQVETAKVISKKAVVGVTPSQMKLLNSGLSKAQQQNLLQQIARPQLQQQQQSQIVAAKTLPQNIKVLSNTVKGAPLMGSPRPQAVFIKQSSLAAAGAAQSGQPGATMPTLIMNKSGGFQVTSAAALKTGESGVKPLVTKLVATNSQGQLISLESLGGQKQLVASTSAGATTGKSPQFLHVAAGSGGVPQLAVVSSGSVVRPRLAQPQQVKAGGIRLLSPSAIQGGTSGYNIASIGGQQVILASKPQTPGQNLFLTSGSGSNQTVVLASPSGLRPQGLVLQQGGAQQIVLPANLQGGNLNIKSLQNVQGIRVIPIAQAAASNANLAKGRQQVFARIISPTNRAALQANLAKSVEGTKGVDGAAE; from the exons ATGGAtccaaattatatttctgaGGAGGAAGAGGATGACGAAGAAGAAGACGACGAAAAATCGTCTGACGAGTCTTCGTTCGAATCGGAAAGTGACAGCCAGTCCCAGCCATTCCCGACAACATTGGAGCCAACTCAAGAATTTTGCTACCAGTCCACTAGACTTGAGCTGCCGCAGGGTCTGTGCGAGAGTCCGGAAGTATTCAATGAGTTCTTCTCCTTGGACATGTGGAACAACTATCTCACTTCTGAGCAGAGGACTCTGCTTATG AAATACTTACCTAATTTTGAAGAGAACAGCAGTGCAGAAAGAGTCATTACCCTTCGAAGACTTTTCACTGGcgcgaatttttgttttggaaacCCTCTTCACAAGTTTTTCGCCCTGCTTAAGGATGGTAACTTCACCTCCAAGACTGAGAGGCTTAAGACTCTGAGGAAACGAGTACAGGCACAAGAATGCAAGCTTTTGCAGCAGAGAAACATGCACGCGATCCTTAGGAGCTTGTTGTCCTCAAAGAAGCATAATCCCTCCCTCGCACTTGTCTTTCCCTCAAGTGAAGTGGCGCCTCGACTCAGCCGGCTCGCTCTGGCTGCAAAGCCTACTCCGGCTGAAGAACGCACCAAGCGCAGATACTTCAACGAACTAAACAAGATCCGCTGTTCCATCGGTGAATTCGGACAAAGTGATGACGAAATATACACCG AAGGCCCTCCAGTTGGGCCTAGCAAGAAGcacaaaaaacagttttcgaGTGCCGAAACTTCTCTAAGACAGGAAATGCCTGTCGTCATGTCTTCCCACGGTGATCTCAGACCCACCTGTCTTGAAACCAAAAATCCGCTGGATTTCAACGAAAAGTATTACAAGAAGGTTATTTCCAATTACAGAAAACGCAAGCGGAAAGAAGGG ACCTTCACCGAGATGAACGGAATGCAACGTCAAAGGACGCAGCCAGCGACGAAAAGCCCTTCAAAGCCCCCGCCTAAGAGGAGAAAGATAAAAGTTGAGCCAGTTCCGTCTCCTGCATTCTCCCCCAAGGTTGTCAACGGCTCTATTTATGAG GAAcggaatacaaaaataaagtcTGAACCAGTGTATGGAAACGGCCAAAACATTAGTGCCAAACCGACTGCGAACGCTAAGGTTCTGAACAGACGCCGGAGCAGTGCCAAGCCGATCGCTGTTCCCACTTCCGCGCCTGCCGAAGTCGCCACTTCAATTCTTACCCCAGATGCGATCAAGAAGGAGAAGGAAAGAGTGGTTCCGCTGCCAGAGCCGCTAAGCACGACACTGAACCAAAGCAACAACTGCGTGATGCCCGCTGCCAGGATGGCGGCACCAGTAACGCCAGCGATGCCAGTCATTCCAACCCTACCGGACATTGCCCCTCTGCCCCCTACTGCGATACCTGAAGACGTTCAAACCTCCATCGACAATAATCAGATACTCCCAAACATCACCTTCACACCGCAGGAGATGGAGGCGCTGGAGCTGATCAACATGGCTGAATTCGAAGACATCGTCGCACAAATCACAGCGGCTCCCCTGTCGACCACCCCTCCTGTGATGAACCCCTCCACTTCTTCCAA GCCAGAATACGAGTTGAATCAAGAAATGCACGTGTGCTTCTTCACCTTGGTACGGGACATTATTTGCTCGACCCAGGACCAGCGAATGGGACTACCATCGCTGACTAGCAAACTGCAGGCATGGCAAGAGAGTCCAATTTCACCCCTCAACGACTGGTTTGGCCTGTCAGAGAACTGGGTTAATCACCTCCAGTCTGCGATCAACTTTTTGTCAGGAGATTTTCCTG CAGAGACTCAGCCTGACGACTTTGTCCCCTACTTGGAGTACAAACCGCACATGCAAGCGTACCAGTGGATAGGCGCTGGCCGAGACTCTGATCACAATTTGGCTACGCTTTGCACGCACTGGCTGGAACGGCGAAATGATGTCCCTGCCAACATCTGCCAAGAGAAGGAGAGCACTGACGAGCCAAGCCTACTGCAACCACCGCCGCCTCGGTGTCCCACCAGCTGGCAGGTGCAGCCGGCAGCTGGCGCAGCCCGGGAACTATTCCACCTTCAA GAAAAAGAGCGATATGATAATCCAAACAAGGCCTACACATACAGATTGCACGGATTTGAATCCGTTGTGGGACCGCTCAGAGGAGCCAGCGCGACCAACTCGTCGCTCTCTAAACCCAGAGGGCACACGCTGTTGGTTTCTGACCGCCCCAATTGTGTTACACTTCTCGCTTTAG TGCGGGATGCTCTTGCAAGACTGCCCAATGGCGAGGGGACGCGAAGTGATATTTGCATTCTGCTGAGGGACTCGCACTACATTTCCCCTGGCGCCGAGGAGAATTACTTGCAAGCAGTCGTCGGGGGAGCGCTTGACAGACTTCACAACGAGCCTGACAAGTGCATCAAGTACGatccaaagagaaaaatatgggTATACCTTCACAGAAATCGAACTGAAGAGGATTTTG agaaaatatATCAGCAGAACCAGTGCATGCCTCAGAAGAATAAGAGGGCCGCCCCGAGAAAGAGTGTCCGGGCACCGCGGACGCCTAAAGCTAAAGAACCAGCACTTGGTGGCTACACTATTGTGCATGAACCTGAGAAGTCGGCAGAGGAAATGGACAAGGTGCTGGCTGAGGTGGTCAGCTCGCTCTCCTCGGACATGCCGGCCACGCATTTCCAGCAGCCACAAGCTGCGCCGGCCGTGACGCCAAAGACGCAGCTTCAAATCAAGGCCAAGGCTGCGACCCCTGCTCCTCCCAGACAGTTCGCAGTCGCGGCTGGTGGTACATTCCAAAATGTGCAGATCGCGACAAGCACAGGTCTGCAGACCATACAAATCTCAGCACCAAACAAAGGAGGTGGAACCTCTCTGCTGACTACCTCCGCTGCTAAAGTCTGCAAGGCCGCCGCTAAGAAGCCCACGCCTGCATC GTCTCCACAAACGTTGCTGACAAAGAGAACAGTGGTGCCGACCCAGACGCCAGTCACAGGGAACAGGCTCAGCGGGACAATCCCCACAAGCTCATCTGCCACCGGAAACACCGCAATGCTGAGCAAGACAAGCTTAGAGCCGACCAAACAAACTGCACCAGCTCCGTTGCAG GTGCATCAGAAGCAAGTGGAGACGGCCAAAGTGATCTCTAAGAAGGCAGTGGTCGGCGTCACTCCGTCGCAGATGAAACTGCTCAACAGCGGCTTGTCCAAAGCGCAACAGCAGAACTTGCTGCAGCAGATTGCCAGGCCTCAgttgcagcaacagcagcagtcaCAGATTGTTGCAGCCAAAACGTTGCCGCAGAACATCAAAGTCCTATCCAACACAG TGAAAGGTGCCCCGCTGATGGGCTCTCCACGACCTCAGGCAGTTTTCATCAAGCAGTCATCACTGGCTGCCGCTGGAGCAGCGCAGTCAGGTCAGCCTGGCGCCACTATGCCCACCCTGATCATGAACAAGAGCGGCGGCTTCCAAGTAACCTCAGCGGCGGCACTCAAGACCGGTGAGTCAGGTGTCAAGCCACTGGTAACCAAGTTGGTGGCCACCAACTCTCAGGGCCAGCTCATTTCTCTCGAGAGCCTCGGCGGGCAAAAGCAACTCGTTGCCTCCACTTCAGCTG GCGCAACGACAGGAAAGTCGCCACAGTTTCTGCACGTTGCTGCTGGCTCAGGAGGTGTGCCCCAGCTAGCTGTTGTATCATCTGGAAGCGTCGTTCGACCTCGATTGGCCCAACCTCAACAG GTGAAGGCTGGTGGCATCAGGTTGCTGAGCCCGTCAGCGATCCAAGGTGGAACCTCTGGCTACAACATTGCGTCAATTGGCGGTCAGCAGGTGATTTTGGCCAGCAAACCGCAAACGCCGGGACAG AATCTCTTTTTGACCAGTGGCAGCGGCTCGAATCAGACTGTGGTGTTGGCTTCACCGAGCGGCCTGCGACCCCAAGGCCTTGTCCTGCAGCAGGGTGGGGCGCAGCAAATTGTGCTGCCGGCCAACCTTCAAGGGGGTAACTTGAACATCAAGTCGCTGCAGAATGTTCAGGGAATTCGCGTCATTCCAATTGCTCAGGCGGCAGCCTCAAACGCCAATCTTGCCAAAG GGCGACAGCAGGTTTTCGCCAGGATCATCTCGCCAACAAACCGTGCAGCGTTGCAAGCCAACTTGGCCAAGAGTGTGGAAGGGACCAAAGGTGTGGACGGAGCCGCTGAGTAA
- the eIF3f1 gene encoding eukaryotic translation initiation factor 3 subunit F-1, whose translation MAFNVVVKVHPVVLFQIVDSYERRNADSLRVIGTLLGSVEKGVVEVSNCFCVPHREHDNEVEAELVYAAELRDLNARVNTQENVVGWWATGNEVTRHSSLIHDYYTIECPNAIHLTLDTTLQGTSMGIKAYIRVPIGTPSGNNGSMFTTVPVEITCYEPERVGLQLSSKTIGIKKSVEPVHELAQVSEATGNVLSMLDTVLDYVNEILAGRNISPQDNAVGRALLDMVNSVPKMTPEEFENMLNSNIKDLLMVICLSQLTKTQIQLNEKLTLLTTL comes from the exons ATGGCGTTCAACGTTGTTGTTAAAGTTCATCCCGTGGTTTTATTTCAGATTGTCGACTCGTACGAGCGTCGAAATGCCGATTCCTTAAGGGTTATTGGCACGTTGCTAG GATCAGTGGAAAAGGGTGTTGTAGAAGTTTCCAACTGCTTCTGTGTTCCCCACAGAGAACATGACAATGAG GTGGAAGCTGAACTTGTCTACGCTGCGGAGCTTCGAGACCTCAATGCTCGCGTGAATACTCAGGAAAATGTGGTTGGTTGGTGGGCAACTGGCAATGAAGTCACCAGGCACTCGTCTTTGATCCACGACTATTACACCATTGAGTGCCCGAATGCCATCCACCTTACCCTGGACACGACCCTGCAGGGCACTTCCATGGGTATCAAGGCTTATATCAG AGTTCCAATTGGAACGCCCAGTGGTAACAACGGCAGCATGTTCACCACGGTGCCGGTCGAAATCACATGCTACGAGCCTGAAAGAGTTGGAC TGCAACTCAGCTCAAAGACCATTGGAATCAAGAAATCAGTCGAGCCAGTTCATGAGCTGGCTCAGGTGTCTGAAGCCACTGGTAATGTCTTGTCCATGCTTGACACCGTGCTGGATTATGTGAATGAAATTCTGGCTGGACGCAACATCTCCCCTCAAGACAACGCAGTGGGTCGAGCTCTTCTTGACATGGTCAACTCTGTACCCAAGATGACGCCAGAAGAATTTGAAAACATGCTGAACTCCAACATTAAG GACCTTTTGATGGTGATTTGCCTCTCGCAGCTTACCAAAACGCAGATTCAGCTGAACGAAAAACTCACTTTGTTGACAACTCTTTAA